The DNA region GCGACCGTGATCCTGGCCGCCCGTCTGGGACTGGACCTGACCGTGGTCGCCACCGTGCCCATGGCGGAGAACATGCCGTCCTCCACCGCGTACCGGCCCGGTGACGTGCTGACCATGTACGGGGGGACGACCGTCGAGGTGCAGAACACCGACGCCGAGGGGCGTCTCATCCTCGCCGACGCGATCGTGCGTGCCTGCGAGGATTCGCCGTCGCACCTCATCGACACCGCCACCCTCACCGGCGCGCAGATGGTCGCGCTGGGCAAGAAGACGCCCGGCGTCATGGGCACCGAGGACTTCCGGGACCGGGTGGCCGAGCTCAGCCGCGGGGTCGGCGAGGGCGGGTGGCCGATGCCGCTGCCCGAGGAGCTCCGTGCCGGGCTGGACTCCGAGGTCGCCGACCTCACCAACGTCACCCCGCACCGCTGGGGCGGCATGCTGTCGGCCGGGTTGTTCCTCTCCGAGTTCGTGGCCGAGGGCGTCGAGTGGGCGCACATCGACGTGGCCGGGCCCGCCTACAACGACGGTGGCCCGGAGGGTTACCTGCCCAAGGGCGGAACCGGGGTGCCCGTGCGGACCATGCTCGCCGTCCTGGAGGACATCGCCGCCGCAGGCTGACCGTCACCGCCGCCGCGGGCTCGCCCTAGCGCCCGTCGGCTTCGCGCATCTGCTCGCGGAGGCGCTCGGCGCGTTCGCGCCGCTCGCGCTTGATGCGGACCTCCTCGTAGTCGCGCATCCGCCGGGGGTAGCCCTGGACGGCGGCGTCGAACAGGGGAAGCTTGAGCTGCGCCGCGAGCCTGCGCGCGGTGGCCACGTCGCCGACGGGCCTGCGGGTCCATTCGCCGTCGAAGGCCACGAGGCACAGTCCGGGGACCGAGACGAGGGTCTCCGGCTCGAGATAGGCCTCGACGCCAACGCGGGTACGGCACCACCGGCGCAGGTGATCGAGATCGGCCGGATCCGCCGGGATCCGCGGCCCACGACGTCCGAACAGGTCACGGATACCCACCGCCGGCTCCCTCCCGTCGGGCCCCCGTACGGGGTGAGGGCCGCCTGTGGAAAACGATCGTACCGACGTCCGACGCCCGTCACGCTGCGGGCAACCGGCGGATCGGGCACCCGGCCGGGTCCGGATCGGCACGTCCGCCGACACCGACAGGTGGCAGAGGGCACAATGGACGACGATCCTGGGTAGGGGCGCCACCGCGCACCCGGCTCCGGACCGACACGACGAACAGATAACTCACACCCACGACGCCGCTCACGCGGGCGCGGACCGCGCCTGCTGACAGCGCCTGAGAACTCTTGAGGAGTCACGACACCATGGCCTTCTCCGTACAGATGCCGGCTCTCGGTGAATCCGTCAGCGAGGGCACGGTTACCCGCTGGCTCAAGAAGGAGGGGGACACGGTCGAGGTCGACGAGCCGTTGCTCGAGGTCTCCACCGACAAGGTCGACACCGAGATCCCGTCGCCCGCGGCCGGCACGCTGAAGAAGATCGTCGCCGAGGAGGACGAGACCGTCGAGATCGGCGGGGAGCTCGCGGTCATCGACGACGGCTCCGGCGGATCCGATGACGCCGACTCCGGGGATGCCGACGACTCCGACGATCAGGCCGACGACTCCGCGGACGACTCCGACGAGCCCGCCGACGAGCCCGCCGAGAAGTCCGGCAGCAGCAGCAAGAGCGGCGGTAACAAGGGCGGCGGCAAGGGCACCGACGTGGTCATGCCCGAACTCGGCGAGTCCGTCACCGAGGGCACCATCACCAACTGGCTCAAGTCCGTCGGCGACACCGTCGAGATGGACGAGCCCCTGCTCGAGGTCTCCACCGACAAGGTCGACACCGAGATCCCCTCCCCCGTCGCCGGCACCCTCCAGAAGATCGTGGCCGAGGAGGACGAGACCGTCGAGGTCGGAGCCGTCCTCGCCGTCATCGGCGACGGCGACGCCGGAAACGACGACGACTCCGACGATCAGGACGCCGACGACGACGCCGACGACCAGTCGGCCGAGGATCAGAACGCGACCGACGCCAAGGACGAGGGCGTGGACGCCTCCGACGAGGACGAGGTCCCCGAGGACACCCCGGAGAAGGAGAAGAAGGCGGCCGCCGAGGCGGAGGCCAAGTCCGAGGAGAAGGCCGAGAAGAAGTCGGAGAAGTCCTCCGGCGACTCGTCGTCCGGTGACCTGCCGAAGCGGGCCGAGCCCGCGGCGGCCGCGAAGTCCGGGACCTCGCCGTACGTCACCCCGCTCGTGCGCAAGCTCGCGCAGGAGCACGGGGTCGACCTCGACTCGGTCAAGGGCACCGGCATCGGCGGCCGCATCCGCAAGCAGGACGTCCTCGCGGCGGCCGAGGGTTCGGGTTCCGACTCCGGGTCCGCGGCCCCGGCGGCCGAGAAGGCGACCACCGGCGGCCCGTCCACGGCCGGCGTGCGCCCCGAGCTCGCCGAGCTGCGGGGCACCACCAAGAAGGCCAACCGGATCCGCAAGATCACAGCGAAGAAGACCCGCGAGTCGCTGCAGCAGACCGCGCAGCTCACGCAGGTCTTCGAGGTGGACATGACCCGGGTGGCGCAGCTGCGTTCGCAGGTCAAGGAGCAGTTCGCCGACAAGCACGGCGCCAAGCTCTCGTACCTGCCGTTCTACGCCAAGGCGGTCGTCGAGGCCCTCGTGTCGCACCCGAACGTCAACGCCTCCTACAACGAGGACACCAACGAGATCACCTACCACGGTTCGGTGAACCTCGGGATCGCCGTGGACACCGAGGCGGGGCTGCTCTCCCCGGTCATCCAGAACGCCCAGGACCTGGACATCCCGGGGCTGGCCAAGGCGATCATCGACCTGGCCGAGCGGGCGCGGGCGTCGAAGCTCACCCCGGACGACCTCCAGGGCGGCACGTTCACCATCACCAACATCGGCAGCGAGGGGGCCCTGTTCGACACCCCGATCCTCGTCCCGCCGCAGGCGGCGATGCTGGGCACCGGCGCGATCGTGCGGCGGCCCGTCGTGGACGCGGACGCCGACGGCGAGTCGATCGCCATCCGGTCCATGGGCTTCATGCCCCTGACCTACGATCACCGCCTGATCGACGGTGCCGACGCCGGCCGCTTCCTCACCACGGTGAAGGACCGGTTGGAGAAGGCCGAGTTCGACAGTGACCTCGATCTGTAGATTCGGCTGAACCCCGCGACGGGCGCCCTCCCCAACGGAGGGCGCCCGTCGTCGTCGTCACACCCTTCGGCCTACCCTGGAGACATGTCCCACACCGGTCAGTCCCTCCGCCGCGACCCGGCGCCCCCGGAGATCCGTCGGCTCGGCACAGTCGAGTACAGCCCCACCTGGGAGCTCCAACGCTCCCTGGCGGAGGAACGCGCCGACGGGAAGCGTGGTGACACGATCCTGCTCCTGGAGCACCCCGCGACGTACACCGCCGGCAAGCGCACGGAGCCGTCCGACCGCCCCACCGACGGGACCCCGGTCGTCGACGTCGACCGCGGCGGGCGCATCACGTGGCACGGGCCCGGCCAGCTGGTGGGGTACCCGATCATCGAACTGACCGACCCCATCGACGTGGTCGAGTACG from Dietzia sp. B32 includes:
- a CDS encoding oxidoreductase — translated: MGIRDLFGRRGPRIPADPADLDHLRRWCRTRVGVEAYLEPETLVSVPGLCLVAFDGEWTRRPVGDVATARRLAAQLKLPLFDAAVQGYPRRMRDYEEVRIKRERRERAERLREQMREADGR
- the sucB gene encoding 2-oxoglutarate dehydrogenase, E2 component, dihydrolipoamide succinyltransferase, giving the protein MAFSVQMPALGESVSEGTVTRWLKKEGDTVEVDEPLLEVSTDKVDTEIPSPAAGTLKKIVAEEDETVEIGGELAVIDDGSGGSDDADSGDADDSDDQADDSADDSDEPADEPAEKSGSSSKSGGNKGGGKGTDVVMPELGESVTEGTITNWLKSVGDTVEMDEPLLEVSTDKVDTEIPSPVAGTLQKIVAEEDETVEVGAVLAVIGDGDAGNDDDSDDQDADDDADDQSAEDQNATDAKDEGVDASDEDEVPEDTPEKEKKAAAEAEAKSEEKAEKKSEKSSGDSSSGDLPKRAEPAAAAKSGTSPYVTPLVRKLAQEHGVDLDSVKGTGIGGRIRKQDVLAAAEGSGSDSGSAAPAAEKATTGGPSTAGVRPELAELRGTTKKANRIRKITAKKTRESLQQTAQLTQVFEVDMTRVAQLRSQVKEQFADKHGAKLSYLPFYAKAVVEALVSHPNVNASYNEDTNEITYHGSVNLGIAVDTEAGLLSPVIQNAQDLDIPGLAKAIIDLAERARASKLTPDDLQGGTFTITNIGSEGALFDTPILVPPQAAMLGTGAIVRRPVVDADADGESIAIRSMGFMPLTYDHRLIDGADAGRFLTTVKDRLEKAEFDSDLDL